In the genome of Cynocephalus volans isolate mCynVol1 chromosome 10, mCynVol1.pri, whole genome shotgun sequence, the window GCGGGGATTTGGACCCCCGCCCACCCGATTCCAGAGAGACACCTACCACACATCTCACAGTGGCAGGGGCCACACTCCATACCCACCTTCCTGTGTGCCTTCCCCAAGAGCTTCATTAAACAGTGGgcatttgtttcttcctttgcGTGGGTTTTTCAAACTTTGTGTTTTTTGAAATTAGGAAAATGGTACATGCTCCAGTGGTAAAAGTCTAACCAAACGGTAAAAGAGAAAATGGCACGGGTGTTCATTGAGTTTTCCCTGTTTGTGGGACCGTGGGCCCAGTGCTAGGGACACAATGGGGACTTGGGCAGTTCCCTTAGGGGGCTCACAGTGGGGAGATGGGCGCCAACACACAGGACTATGAAAAAGGAAAGTCCACTTGGAGCATTAACAATGCAGTGCAGAAAGAATAGTGctgggctggtcggttagctcagctggtcagagtgCAGTGCTGTAacagtcaagggttcggataccTGTAGGGCGAGTGGCCCCCAAAAAAGTGTGAAATGATAGCCCTGGGGACGAGGGTGTGAGTGTCCTTTGTCAACGGAGGTTGGGGGGACACTGAGGagggacatttgagctgagacctggaaGATGTGCAGGAGCTGGCCACGGTGAGTGGGGGCAAAAAGGCACAGCCAAGTTGAAAGCCATGGAGTGGGAACATACGGGAGCCAGGACTTGCTGCTTCTGCCGGTTCCCCTGTGAGGGGGATCACATTAGTTCCCCAGGCAGAATAATAAATGTTCGCACACTGGGGGCTTAAAACAATAGGAATGGATTCTCTCACTGTCAGAAGTCAGAGGTCTGAATtcaaggtgtcatcagggccACGCACCCTCTGCAGGCTCTAGGGGAGGCTCCTTCctgacttttccagcttctgtgGGCGCCATGTGAGCTTTGGCTTGTGGGAGTATCACTTTAGTCTCTTCcatctctgtcctcacatggccatCTCTGATTCTTTCTGTGTGTCCTCTCATATCACGTAAGCACaacagtcattggatttagggcccaccctaaataGTATGACCTGTTTTAAAATACTTACATTTTCAAAGTCTCTTTTTAAatcaggtcacattctgaggttctggttGGACATGAATTGGggagacactattcaacccactacaggtATGCGGGGGCATTTCCCTCCTGGAGGAGGGACCCCACATACCTTGGAGCTCTCAGCCTGGCTTTTTGCTGCTCACCTGCACCATCAGCCTTCCACTGCTGAGACCGGAGCTTCATCGGGGTGGGAGGATTAGCTGGGGTTGCCTCTCTGGGGACAGTCCCACAGACCTCCAGAATGTTAAGAGAGAACCAGCCCAGATCAACCAGCAGTTCCACTTTCACGAACCTGCCTGATTGATGACACTCCAGCCCTGGGCTCTGTGGAAAGCCCAGCCTGACCTGGGGAGTCCTGTGCCTGTGACTAGTTGAGAGGGAGCTCCCAGGAGAAGCCTGTGAGGGAGGCAGGACAGGTGGGGCAGGGGGGAAAGATTTGGGCTCAGGAGTCACCCAGCCTCAGCTTGTCCCTCCCCCTGGGATTTTTTACCCTGGGCATCAGTTGGTCATTGGCTCTAGGCCACCCGAGGATGTGGACATCTCCAACATCTCAGCactagaggaggaagagggagcagCTCTGAGCCTGTAGCTGATACTCAGAAGCCAAGGGAGGTACTCAGCTGACCGAATGGGGCATCAATATTCCCTCCTGGCTTTGCTCAGTGAAATCCCTGAGAGGGTGTGTGTAGGTGgtgactgctatggtctgaatgtcccccccagcccccagccccagaaTCCATATGGTGAAATCCTAACCCCGAAGGTGGTAGTCGCCTTTCAGAACTGATTAGGTCATCAGGatggagcccttatgaatgggatcagtgcccttacaaaagggaCCCCAAAGAGCACCCTTACCCTttgcaccatgtgaggacatagtgagcaagtgccatctgtgaaccagaaaacaggccctcaccagacatcaaatctgccagcaccttggtcttagacttctagtctccagaactgtgagcagtaaatttctgttgtttattatctacccagtctatggtattttgttacagctgcCGGAATGGACTAAGATAGGGACTTTAGATGAAGCAGAGAGGTCTTTCCAACAGCAGATCTGACCGCGTCTCTCCCCAGCTCATACACCCTCCTTGGCTCCCTGTTACCCTCGATATAGAACCTACACTGCTCAGGCCCGCACTTAGGGTGCTTGGGCTGGTGGATCCCACAGCCTTCCACCTCAGCTTCAGACACACTGGGTTTCTGCCGCTTTTCCTTTGTGGCTCAGCTTGGCATTGCCTCAGTGGAGCTAGAATCTGCATGAAGGCAAGACACCAAGGGAGGGTCACAGTCTCAGAGCAGATCGAAAGCCCCAGGGCACATCTCACTGGGAGAGGGCTGGAGCCCTCACTTGCAGGAGGCCTGACTCTAGGTGCTACCAAGTTAAATCTGTCACTGTTCATTGGCCAGGGTtcctgctgtgtgctgggcatGGGCAGGCCTGGTCCCCCCATAGTGGGGGAGGTGCAGGCAGGAGTGGGTGCTCAGAGGAGTTAGCCTGAGGGGTGTATAGGAGTTTCCCAGGCAGGGATGGGATAGAGGAGGCGGCTGGGGAAGGCATCAGGGCCTCACGGAGGACAATAAGGGGCTGGGTTTTATCCCAAGGGCCGAGGGCCCCTGGAGGCTTTGAAACAGGGCCACGGTGTGGCTGACAGGTGCAAGGCATGACAGGGAGGGCCCTGCTCCCCATCACAGTGGACTTAGAAGACCCCCGATGGAACTCTGGCTGCAGCACTCGGGCCACCTTTGCTCCTCTAGGGTCCCACGACCATGATCCTGACTCACCCAGGATGgccaccctcccaccccagggACCCTCCTGCCCAACCCCCTAGGGCAACAGGGCTCTCACTTCCCCTTGAACCTCCTCTGCCCTGAGAGGCAGTGTCGCCCAGGGCTCAGGAACCAGGTTTCCGGGCCCCGAATGCATCACTCATTGACTGAGGGATTTTGAGCAAGTGCACAGGTCTTcgtgtgcctcagtctccccatctgtaaatgggTATAACGACAGTACCATCCATAAAGCATCACCTGGAGGATCTAGGTGGTCATATTACTCTTGGTGACATTGTCCCGCCGTTGTCCCTCTGTCTGCTGCAGGCACACCTGCTGTCGAGATTGCCCATCCCAGACAGCCAGGTGATCACCATTAACCCCGAGCTGCCCGTGGAGGAGGCGGCTGAGGACTACGCCAAGAAGCTGAGACAGGTGAGTCCCAGGAGCTGCTACAACAGAGACCATGTCCATGAAGTGGTCACATCCCGAGCAACAGAGCAGCCTGTGTGATTGTCACCAGCAGAAACTGCCCTGGGGGTGATCAGCACATCCCTTTGAGGATACCCCTTTGAGAGGCCACAGCACTGCCTCAGGGAGCCTGAGGGCTGCCTGGCCTCATATGCCCTGGTAGTGGGTCTAGGTCCTCCCTTCCTGTGTCTTTTAGCCAGTGAAACAGGTGAAACGTGGAACCATGTAGATCAGTGTCCCTTTGATTGTGGGCGAGGCTGAGCATTGTCTCCTGTGTAACACCTACTCCTATTTCTTTGACaactgtctctgtgtgtcctttGAGCCCCCACCTCACAGCCTCTTGGACTGTCTTCTCCCCCTGCTCAGGCCTTCCAAGGGGACTCCATCCCGGTTTTCGACCTGCTGATCCTAGGGGTGGGCCCGGATGGCCACACCTGCTCACTCTTCCCAGACCACCCCCTCCTGCAGGTGAGCACACCAGCGCAGGGTACAGGTTCCACTCTCGTCCTGAGCCTTAGCCCCTGGCGTCTGGGACTGCCAGAGGGAGGGCTACCTGCTGGGGTGGGATGCCCAGACCCAGGATTTGAGTCAACCTCCACCAACATAGATGGCTCCTGGGCTCAAgcctcctgagcctcagtttacccatcatAAAACAGTGGCCATAAATCATCTGCCATGGATTGTGAGGATGGAAGGGAATGATGGCTGGACCAGGCCTGGTGTGTATAATTGCTCGAAAAGTAGACATGAGATTGTCCTTCTGTCTCTACCCCCGACCTTCCACACCCAGGAGCGAGAGAAGATTGTGGCCTCCATCAGCGACTCCCCAAAGCCACCGCCACAGCGTGTGACCCTCACGCTACCTGTGCTGAATGCAGCCAGAACCGTCATCTTTGTGGCGACTGGAGAAGGCAAGGCAGCTGTTCTGAAGGTAACAGCTGAGGGTTCCAGTTCTGGGAAGGTCATGGGCATGTGGGCCCCAGGAGTAGAATATGTCCCAGACACTGTTGGGCTGGAAGCATCGGATCTGAAGATAATTCAGTAATTCTTGGGTTGGAGGGGATATCAGAACTGCAGCTACAGTTCACGAGTGTGGCACAAAATTGATGAGATAAAGCCAGAGGTCAAGTCATAGCATTAAGTGCACATGCGTGTACatctatatatttaattattaagtGGGAAACAATGAAAATCAGTAAGTCAAGTACTTTACTCTAGACTTAGGAAAAGAACCATAATAGAAACCTAAGAAAAGTCAGTAGAAGGAATAAGcgaaattaaaaccagaaattcaTGGGGTTTTTCCAGATTGCTCATTGAAAATGTATAGGAGAgcaattaatatttgtatattgatcttcTATCATGCAATCTTGCTGAATTGTCCActgatagtttaaaaataaaattaaaatcattttaaaaaaaagaaatccgtGGGTGGGTTggttaagattttttaaagtttaatggtAGGTAGACCCAAAAGATCAACAACCCCCTGGCAAAGCTaatcaagagggaaaaaaaatcatgtagtaTTAGGAATAAGATAAAAGGTACAGTTACACAcagcattttaagaaaatataaaataaatcaagatattaaaaataaactaaataggggctggccaattagctcagttggtcagatcgtggtgttaaaacaccaaggtcgcaggtttggatccccatactggccagcgccagaaaaaagaaaaatgaactaaatGACTAAAAAAAAGCTGTAATCATCATTATTGAAAAGACCAACAAACAACTATGGAGGGTActggaagtattttttaaataaataggtaaTAATGCTCCCCCCCAAAACCATTGGGTCCAGATATCTTCATGGAGGTGGCTTGGTCTTGAGGTTCAGAGTGGGGACTCCAATAGACCAGGCTTCCCTGCTGGTGAGATGCCCCGTGTGGCTTCAGGTGGCCACTTCATCCCTCCAAGCCTCAACTTTCCCATCTGCAAGGTGGGTTGGTCGAGGTGGTTCCGGCTCTTCGTCCACTCACACGAGGGACAGCCCCAGCTATGGGAACTCAGGCCATGACTCAGCTTCCCCCGCTGTAAACAGGGGTGAGAATGGAGGTGACCTCACAGGGCTGTCGTCAGTAGTCAGTAGTTCATCCACAAGGAGTGCTTGGGGCAGGCCTGGATGGCAGAAAGCCGTCTTTATAATTCCCACTAATGATGAGGTCCAATCAGGAGTTGGTCACCCTCAGCCTGCGGGCCACTTCCCGccagctaagaatggtttttacttttttaaatggttgggggAAAATCACATGAAGAATAATATTCCTTGACCTGTGAACATCCTATGAAACTCACATTTCAgcatccataaataaagttttattggaatagaGCTGCACCCATGGGTGTGTGTACTGTGTACCCCTGCTCTGGGCTGTCGTAGGAGAGCTGAGTAATTGCCATTGAGACAGGATGGTCTGCAAAGCTAAAAATATTGACTATCTGGTTTTTTGCAGAAGAGGGGTGCTGACCCCAGTATTAAATGGTTGCAGTTGCTAAAAAGGAAGTCACCCTGTCCCCACTTACTTTTTGCAGCTGGGATAGCCAGGAAGGTCAGCATCACATTTTGAGGGTCCAAGAGTCTTACCTGTGGGGGGGGCCTGGGAGTTCTGAGGGGTTCCAGGGATGCACGCGGGGCCTCACCCTCCCGCCTTCTCCACGCAGCGCATtttggaggagaaggaagaaaacccGCTGCCCGCCGCCCTGGTCCAGCCCCACACCGGGAAGCTTTGCTGGTTCCTGGACGAGGCGGCCGCCCGACTCCTCACTGTGCCCTTCGAGAAGCATTCCACTTTGTAGCTGGCCAGAGGGACGCTGCATCTGGGACCGCACGTAGCCCGAGTGGGCCAGGAACGTTCCGGGGCTGGGCCCCTGCTGGCCACCACATTCTGGGCTTCATTTTAGAAAAACCTCATAGTGTTGCTGGAAGCTAACAGAGTCTGGCCACCAGCCCTGCCTGGGGGGCTCTGGGGACCTGGGTATTAAAAGGAGTATGGCTAGAAGTGTCCACTGTCTCGTGGTCGTTGACAGCAGCACGTCTGGGGGCACCAGGCTGGGTGCCTGCCCCTCAGCCCTCAGCCCAGCAGGGCAGAGGGTGGGGCCTGCTCTCCTGGGGCATGGGCACCATGGATGAATTTCCCAGGGTGGCCCTAACAagataccacaaactgggtggcttaagacaATGAAAGTTTGTTCTGTCCCAGTTGTGGagtccagaagtctgaaatcaaggtgtcagcagggctggttccttctggaggctctgagggaggatccgtcccaggcctctctcctggcctgtagtaGCTCCTGCAGTCTTTGgtgtccttggcttgtagatgtgtcactccactctctgcctccatcctcacgtggctttctccctgtgtgtgtctctgtgtgttctCTTCCCTTCTTAGAACAACACCTGTCAATGAATTTAGGATCACCCTAAACCCTGGATGATTTTATCTCAAGATACTtaatgagggctggccagttagctcatttggttagagctaaggtcaagggtttggatccccatactggccagctgccaaaaaaaaaaaaatctttaatgaattacatctgcaaagatccttattccaaataaagtcacgTTCTGAGGTTCCAGGGTTAGGATGTGGGCATATCCTTTTTCCCCTTGGGGGATACATTCAGCCTTCTGCACATACCCTTGACTGAGCTTTAGCTGCTGACACAGGCCGTCCTGAGCCCTGCCCTGCCGCACTGCGGGCCTGCTCAGAGCCCCGCATGCCCCAAGCACCTCTAGTTTTCCATGTGCTGAAGTTGTGGCCTTATCTGAGTGTGTCTGCTCTTGGCCCACCCttcagcttctgctggctccagGGACCAGGCGGGGGAGGCTGGTGGGCACACGGGGGCCAGCCAGCCACGCACGAGCATGGGACACCCAGCAGACAGCTGGGAGGCAGGTGGAATTGAAACCTCTGTGTGGAAGTGACCACAAGGGAAGGGAGTGAGGCCGAAACCACAGAAAGTGATGTTTCCTTCAACGTCTGCTCCGGGCCAGCACTCAGATGTGAGAGTGAGGAAGTGTGATGGGGCCTGACCGGAAACAGACTGAGGAACAGCAGAGAGTGTTGGAAGGGAAACAGCCCGGCTGTGGGCTTGAGCAACATGAGCAGGTGGCCGTGACCCCCAGAGCTGTgggcagaggctggggcaggCAGCTGAGCAGTGAGGGGGAGGTGAGGAGACAGGCGTGGGGACCTCACGTGAGGCCCTACCTAGGGCATGTCACCATCTTCTATGTCCCTCTCCCCAGAGCCGCAGCTAGCCCTGCTCCAAACCAGCTTGTGACTCCTTTCTGCCTTCACAGTGAAACCCACTCTTCTCAAGTGGCTCGTGTGTTCCCTTCAACCACCCACCCTTCTCCCCTAACATCGGCCCCTCATCACCCCCCTCCACCCACTTGGTACTGTTCCTGGAGACTGCCAAGCatgttcctgcctcagggcctttgcacatgccatgTTGCTGCCAGTATTCCCTTTTTGCATGGCTTGGGCCTTCGCTTCCTTTAGGTCTTGGTGCACTATCACTCTCCACACGCCCTAGCGTTTTGTATCCCTTCTGGCTGCATTTGTCTTCCACACACTTATCGTTATCTGACACTTTTGTGGGTTGGTGTATTCTGCTCCCCTGCTGGCCACAGGGGCTGGCACAACTCTGCATCTTCTGTGCTTAGCTCTGTGGCCAGCCCAGagcaatgtttgttgaataaagaaacaaatccCGAGGCACGAGTGAAGATGTTACCAGTCACTTAAACAATGTGGAGGCTCAGCTCTTTCTCTGTAGAGAGGCCACCTCAGGCTAGTAGAGCAATGTCACAAACTCTTCAGGGACCCCAGCCTTTTCTGTATGTTGCTGTGCCATTGTCAACACATGTCCACCTCATGGTCCAAAGTGGCGGCCTGTGCTCCATCCATTGCATTTACATTCCAGCtacagaggaggaaggggaggagattCATGCTAAGGAAACATCCCAGGATTCACCCAAGACGCTTCTGTTCACATCTTCATGCAGGTTCTATTGCACGGCCCAAGTAGCAGCAAGTGAGGCTGGTAAATTTAGCAGACTGGACAGCCGTGGGCCCTGTCATAATCAAGGATCTACTACTGAGGCTGACAGGAGTGATGGATGTTGGGTGAACACGTGCTCTCTGTACACTGGCGACCTGGAAGTCTTGCTGTCTGATGGACCACATTTGGGCTTTCCTTCGTCCAGCAGGTGGTCCTGCCCCTAGAGAGCACCCAGTCTTCAAGACCCCACTTCACCCCCTCTGCCAGAGATGGATCCGGCCTCACTGCTTATGACTCCCTTCATCAGGAAGCCCATGAGACCTCCATTTGATCACATTTCATCCTGGAGTGGAGACtctgcattcactcattcattcattcaacaaacactgagggctgttctgtgccaggcacaaaaCAGTTGATCAGACCAGGGGTGCGGGGATGGCTCACCAAGGGGCTGGTGTCCAAGTTGATGCCTGAGGGCTGAAGCCCAGGCAGCTGGGGCGGTGGGGAGAGGGCTCCAGGCAAAGGGGacgtggagtgggggtggggtgggaggaggagccCCAGGCCACCAAGTGGGGTTGGGGTCTCTGTGGTGTCTGATGTTTCCCCAAGAGTGATGGGGGTCAGGACTGAGCATTTGGGGGTGTGCTAGAGATGGGGACTGGGTGCAGAAAAAGGGACATCttcaaaagacattaaaaagtgAATCTAGACCAGGTGATtggttggtgggggtggggagagtatTGGGGGGCGGTGAGGAAAGAATCAAGGATGACACTTCAGTGTCCCCTGCGAGTCTCTGCTCCCCACTCCCAGCAACCCCCCATCCTCTGAGACCCCAGCCCATGTTCCCCCTGCCCCAGCGCTGATTCCAGGGACAGTCTGGGGTATCAGTCCAGCTCTGTCTCCCCAGCCTGGGGACTTCTGGAGGGCGAGTCAAGGCTTTACCCAGTACAGGTTAGGCATGGGGTGGTGGCAGCCCTGGGATTTAGATGCCCCATCCCTGaccatccccctttctc includes:
- the PGLS gene encoding 6-phosphogluconolactonase isoform X2, producing MAAPAPGLISVFSSPQELGASLAQLVAQRAACCLAGARARFALGLSGGSLVSMLARELPAAAAPAGPAGLARWTLGFCDERLVPFEHAESTYGLYRAHLLSRLPIPDSQVITINPELPVEEAAEDYAKKLRQEREKIVASISDSPKPPPQRVTLTLPVLNAARTVIFVATGEGKAAVLKRILEEKEENPLPAALVQPHTGKLCWFLDEAAARLLTVPFEKHSTL
- the PGLS gene encoding 6-phosphogluconolactonase isoform X1 — translated: MAAPAPGLISVFSSPQELGASLAQLVAQRAACCLAGARARFALGLSGGSLVSMLARELPAAAAPAGPAGLARWTLGFCDERLVPFEHAESTYGLYRAHLLSRLPIPDSQVITINPELPVEEAAEDYAKKLRQAFQGDSIPVFDLLILGVGPDGHTCSLFPDHPLLQEREKIVASISDSPKPPPQRVTLTLPVLNAARTVIFVATGEGKAAVLKRILEEKEENPLPAALVQPHTGKLCWFLDEAAARLLTVPFEKHSTL